A region from the Hydra vulgaris chromosome 08, alternate assembly HydraT2T_AEP genome encodes:
- the LOC136084138 gene encoding uncharacterized protein LOC136084138 yields the protein MGPKKKKNVHVSESVRRPLYLLTNPISQLPNTQLLTNGSILRYYQYLISSKKKRFIKTQINMACKKQKGTRSLVCKSRDFCNLETQSDCLIRQIVNIWTKAGFQAYIISEYSILDKLQALHKKYQLLKKRVTLKDTKDTRENIKNEFISTMEQLFDIGKDNLEQLMRSDKITPRTQAAIEEDLNFYLDQQTDRKWFISKPDKELATIIEKRLERYKRQEQMRMKYLEEKERCKSAPPPLDESDENLTPTKKRYKSGPANLDMFDSTLTDPDFAVEEDSFEGSDDDFEYGAAHNKTPKVLPKGSMQVNKKITREELMAVTTPICARGLISIELQTWLLSSVVNNLGGDVNQMGISKSSISRERAKVIEHQGNF from the exons atgggtccaaaaaagaagaaaaatgtcCATGTAAGTGAAAGTGTCAGACGACCATTATATCTGTTAACTAACCCAATTTCACAGCTACCAAATACACAGCTTCTAACCAATGGTAGTATTTTaagatattatcaatatttaatttcaagtaaaaagaaaagatttattaaaacacaaattaacATGGCCTGTAAGAAGCAAAAAGGAACAAGGAGCTTGGTGTGCAAAA gTAGAGATTTTTGTAACCTTGAGACGCAATCAGACTGCTTGATTAGACAAATAGTCAACATTTGGACCAAAGCAGGATTTCAAGCATACATCATTTCAGAATATTCAATTCTTGACAAACTTCAAGCTCTACACAAGAAGtatcaacttttgaaaaaacgtGTTACCCTGAAAGATACCAAAGATACTAGAGAAAATATTAAGAATGAATTCATTTCAACAATGGAACAGTTGTTTGACATAGGCAAAGATAACTTAGAGCAACTGATGAGAAGTGACAAAATAACACCAAGAACACAAGCTGCTATTGAAGAAGACCTAAATTTCTATCTAGACCAGCAAACAGACAG gaaGTGGTTTATTTCTAAGCCAGATAAAGAGCTAGCTACCATCATTGAGAAACGACTAGAAAGGTATAAAAGACAAGAACAAATGAGAATGAAGTACCTAGAGGAGAAAGAAAGATGTAAATCAGCTCCCCCACCACTTGATGAAAGTGATGAAAACTTGACGCCAACTAAGAAAAG atacaaGTCTGGTCCAGCCAATTTGGATATGTTTGACTCAACTTTGACAGATCCAGATTTTGCTGTAGAAGAAGACTCATTCGAAGGTAGTGATGATGACTTTGAATATGGTGCTGCTCATAATAAAACCCCAAAAGTCTTACCTAAAGGCTCAAtgcaagtaaataaaaagattacaaGAGAAGAATTGATGGCAGTAACTACACCTATTTGTGCTAGAGGGTTAATCAGCATTGAATTACAAACCTGGCTGTTGTCGTCTGTTGTTAATAATCTGGGAGGAGATGTTAATCAAATGGGCATTTCTAAATCTAGTATTTCAAGAGAAAGAGCGAAAGTAATTGAACATCAAGGTAATTTTTAA